Below is a window of Clostridia bacterium DNA.
TCTGAAAATGTGCCCGGCGAGATCCTGATTAGGCACCTACAGGCGGAAGCTTCCGGGGGGGAGGTAGCGATGGCAAAAAAGAACCAATCGCTGCCCGCTCCACCGAACGGTGCTGTAGGTGAGCAAGTGGTGGTGTGGTCTCAAAACCGTCTGGACTTTCCCCAGGTGATGACGGCCGCACCTGAAAGGCTGCTCCAAGAAGTCCTGGTCTATGCTCGGCCTGAGTCGACCAAGGCTAGGCTCAAGTTAGAGACTGATGGGCTTGGGGAAATCCGGGCTAACTTGGTGTGGAAAGCAGGGCAATTGGATGCGAGCTTCCAGGTAAGTCACCAGCAGGCGGCCCACTTTTTGCAGCAAGGCTTCGGGGAGCTGCGAGATAGATTGGCCAGCCAGCAGGTGCCGGTAGGTGAATTGATGGTGACGGTAGAGGATGGACAGCAAAACCATAGTTTCCAGCACACCCACCAGCAGGGACAGGAGGTGCTGAAGCAAGAGGTAGGCGCGGTCACCAGGGTTGGAGGCAGTTACAGTACTGCCCAAGCTGGAGGTAGAACAGCTGGCCCAGCTGAGGAGTTAGGTTGTCGAGATGTAAACCTGTTAGTGTAGCAATTACGATATCGACGAGGGGGAAGGAACTTGAGTCCAGTAGGAGCTATCAATTCGTCTAATCCACAGGTTGCGGCAGCCACTAGTTTGGCTAGCACGAATGTTAGTCTTAATGGGCTGACCAAGAACACGTTCTTGCAAATGCTGGCCGCTCAGATTCGCTATCAGGACCCAATGGCTCCTATCGATAACAGCACCTTAGTGAGCCAAATGGCGCAATTGGCCACTATGGAGGTTCTCCAGAACTTATCTGAGCAGGTCAGCCGCTTTGAGCAGTATGAGAAGGTGATGTTGAGCGCGACTCTGATCGGGAAACAGGTGTCGGTGCGCGACCACGATGGCAGGAGCATTGAGGGGGCAGTGGAGGGTATTTCCTTTGAGAAGGGCCAAGTCTGGGTAAAACTGGGCGATTCTAGCTACCCGGTGGAATCGGTGGAAACGGTTTGGTCCCACGGTGGTGAAACTAAATGAGCGAAGGTGTTTCTTTAACCACGGGTGTCAAGGGGCCTAGCCCAGGTGGACCAGGAAGTGCCTTGGGCCAAGTTCGAGGGGCGGTAAAGTTTGACCAGGTGCTGGAGCAGGCCCAACGAGAAATGCGACTGCCACGGTTTTCGGCCCACGCCCTGGCTAGGTTGGAGCAGCGCCAGATTCACTTGACTGCCAAGCAAGTGGACGAGATTGGTAGGGCTATGGCTCGAGCTCGAGAAAAAGGAGCGCGCCAATCCCTGCTACTTTATGGGGATCTGGCTATGGTAGCCAGCATCGGCAACAACACCATAGTTACCGCTCTGAATGGCGCGGAAATGAAGGAGCGAGTTTTTACCAACATCGACAGCGCGGTAATCATTTGACGCCGCGGATAAGTTAGGGCCGGTCCGCCAGGGGGCCCACAGCCGCGGAGCGACGGAAGCGGCTGAGAGCATAAGGAGGGAACATCATGCTTAGATCCCTGTTTGCGGCAGTTTCAGGTATGCAAAACATGCAAACCAAAATTGACGTTATTGGTAACAACATAGCTAACGTCAATACCACCGGATTTAAATACGCCCGGGTAAAGTTTCAGGACATGTTGAGTCAGACCTTGCGCGGTGCTTCTGCGCCCCAGCAGGGCCGGGGCGGCATCAATCCTTCCCAGGTAGGCCTGGGGATGGTTCTGGGCTCTATCGACAACATCCATACCCAAGGTAGCTTGCAACCTACCGGGCGCCCAGAGGACCTGGCTATCCAAGGGAATGGCTTTTTTGTGGTTAGCGATGGTTCGAGGGTTTTCTATACTCGCGACGGATCTTTCTCCCGGGGAAGCGATGGAGACTTGGTTAATGCTGCTACCGGCATGAAAGTACTAGGCTGGACTGCGGCTTCAGACGGAACCATCGACCCTACTGGACCTGTCGGTCCCATCAATATTCCCTTGGGCGAGAAAACCATAGCCAAGGCAACGGAGAATATAGTCTTTATGTATAACCTGGACGCAAACGCTGCAGTTAACGATACCCATTCAGTGTCAGTGGATGTTTATGATAGCCTCGGGGTCCGGCACACGCTTACATTCACCTTTAAGAAAGGAACGAACCCCAACGAATGGACTTGGGATGTGACAGGAGGAACTGATGCTGGTACAATCGACAAGCCAACGGACACTACCCTCAAGTTTAACATGGATGGATCACTGGAATCGCCAACTACCCCCCCGGAAATTAAGTTTACCCCTACCAACCCTAATGCTGCCGAAGTAAGTATCAAATTAAACTTTCGCGCTGTTACCCA
It encodes the following:
- a CDS encoding flagellar protein, with translation MSEGVSLTTGVKGPSPGGPGSALGQVRGAVKFDQVLEQAQREMRLPRFSAHALARLEQRQIHLTAKQVDEIGRAMARAREKGARQSLLLYGDLAMVASIGNNTIVTALNGAEMKERVFTNIDSAVII
- a CDS encoding flagellar hook protein FlgE — encoded protein: MLRSLFAAVSGMQNMQTKIDVIGNNIANVNTTGFKYARVKFQDMLSQTLRGASAPQQGRGGINPSQVGLGMVLGSIDNIHTQGSLQPTGRPEDLAIQGNGFFVVSDGSRVFYTRDGSFSRGSDGDLVNAATGMKVLGWTAASDGTIDPTGPVGPINIPLGEKTIAKATENIVFMYNLDANAAVNDTHSVSVDVYDSLGVRHTLTFTFKKGTNPNEWTWDVTGGTDAGTIDKPTDTTLKFNMDGSLESPTTPPEIKFTPTNPNAAEVSIKLNFRAVTQLAAPSTLDYKYQDGFPPGELEGFTIGSDGVISGTYSNGLVRNLGQIALAAFGNPEGLLKAGDNLYQITSNSGEPRIGTPGTQGRGTIQTATLEMSNVDLARELTEMIITSRAFQANSRVVTTSDEILQELINLKR